The following are encoded together in the Pseudodesulfovibrio indicus genome:
- a CDS encoding EAL domain-containing protein, whose protein sequence is MPDIQEIIENRFLVTHFQPQVSLKRKAVVGLEALSRGFDPKSGEIIPPTLLFAQARDKASRLALDRACRTNAAESFAALHRKDKSLMLSMNIDASCINEETRGSNHLLNLVNRCGISPSNVIIEIIESRCEDTDALMSFVNFYRQNDFLIALDDVGAGFSNLDRIPLIKPDVIKLDRGLIKGVNEQFHKLEVVRSFVQMSNRLGCLVLAEGVETAEEAMCLLSNGVDVFQGFYFARPAPGLDAVPGMATKVDALAERHRENRTQQIADDKRLYSSYDLTVLTMCQGLAETQAKDMGQALSAFVESYEGVECLYVLDMRGTQISDTVCDPGRLKTSKRFLYEPATIGADHSLKEYFLPIQAGLEKFTTRPYISLASGNLCITISHVFYHKSSGRHRILCVDMSREIDGGCL, encoded by the coding sequence GTGCCAGACATACAAGAGATCATTGAAAACCGTTTTCTGGTCACGCACTTCCAGCCGCAGGTTTCCCTCAAGAGGAAGGCCGTGGTGGGGCTGGAGGCGCTGAGCAGAGGATTCGACCCCAAAAGCGGAGAAATCATACCTCCAACCCTGCTGTTCGCGCAGGCCCGGGACAAGGCATCCCGGCTCGCCCTGGACCGGGCCTGCCGAACAAACGCAGCGGAATCCTTCGCCGCCCTGCACAGAAAAGACAAGAGCCTGATGCTCTCCATGAACATCGACGCCTCCTGCATCAACGAGGAGACGCGCGGCTCCAATCACCTGCTCAACCTGGTCAACCGCTGCGGCATCAGCCCCAGCAACGTGATCATCGAGATCATCGAGTCCCGGTGCGAGGACACGGACGCGCTCATGTCCTTCGTCAACTTCTACCGGCAGAACGACTTCCTCATCGCCCTGGACGACGTGGGAGCGGGGTTCTCCAACCTCGACCGCATCCCGCTCATCAAGCCGGACGTCATCAAGCTGGACCGCGGGCTGATCAAGGGCGTGAACGAGCAATTCCACAAGCTGGAGGTGGTCCGCAGCTTCGTGCAGATGTCCAACCGCCTCGGCTGCCTGGTGCTGGCCGAGGGCGTGGAGACCGCCGAGGAGGCCATGTGCCTGCTCAGCAACGGCGTGGACGTCTTCCAGGGGTTCTATTTCGCCCGGCCCGCGCCGGGGCTGGACGCGGTCCCGGGCATGGCCACCAAGGTGGACGCCCTGGCCGAACGGCACCGCGAGAACCGCACCCAGCAGATCGCGGACGACAAGCGGCTCTATTCCAGCTACGACCTGACCGTGCTGACCATGTGCCAGGGTCTGGCCGAGACTCAGGCCAAGGATATGGGCCAGGCCCTGTCCGCCTTCGTGGAAAGCTACGAAGGCGTGGAGTGCCTCTACGTCCTGGACATGCGCGGCACCCAGATTTCCGACACGGTCTGCGATCCCGGTCGGCTCAAGACCAGCAAGCGGTTTCTGTACGAACCCGCGACCATCGGGGCGGACCACTCGCTCAAGGAATATTTCCTGCCCATCCAGGCGGGGCTGGAGAAGTTCACCACCCGCCCGTACATCTCGCTGGCCTCGGGCAACCTGTGCATCACCATCTCGCACGTCTTCTACCACAAGAGCAGCGGCAGGCACCGCATCCTGTGCGTGGACATGTCGCGCGAGATCGACGGGGGATGCCTCTAG
- a CDS encoding P-II family nitrogen regulator, which translates to MKLIIAYIRPEKLNDVKQALYSKEIYSLSVTNVLGSGRQKGFTETYRGVQMEVNLLKKVRLEIGVNDDFEAKAIDAILSSGQTGSEGDGVIFVTELNKALRIRTGEDGIL; encoded by the coding sequence ATGAAGCTCATCATAGCATACATCAGGCCCGAAAAGCTGAACGACGTGAAGCAGGCGCTTTACTCCAAGGAGATATACTCCCTGTCCGTGACCAACGTCCTCGGCTCCGGCCGCCAGAAGGGATTCACCGAGACCTACCGCGGCGTGCAGATGGAGGTGAACCTCCTGAAGAAAGTCCGCCTCGAGATCGGCGTGAACGACGACTTCGAAGCCAAAGCCATCGATGCCATCCTGTCTTCCGGCCAGACCGGCTCCGAAGGTGACGGCGTGATCTTCGTCACCGAGCTGAACAAGGCCCTGCGGATCAGGACCGGCGAGGACGGCATCCTCTAG
- a CDS encoding ammonium transporter, which yields MFSRKSPTHVSKRLAIGAAALVAALAPTFAFAQDVEYLTQSNANLLWTLIAACLVMIMQAGFACVEAGFTRAKSAGNIMMKNFLDFAAGSIVFFLFGFAVMFGLDAGGFIGTSGYALSGVAEGDMMWTYTFWFFQSVFAATAATIVSGGMAERTKFGSYVLVSIVISGLIYPISGHWAWGSLWLGDDGAGWLEALGFCDFAGSSVVHSVGGWIALAGALVLGPRLGKYSEDGKAKAIPGHNIPLAGLGVFILWFGWFGFNPGSTTTADDTIGLIAMNTSLAACGGTLAAMVFSWFRFGKPDISMTMNGALAGLVGITAPCATVTPGPSILIGLVAGVLVVLSIEFIDKVLKIDDPVGAASVHGVCGAWGTIACGLFNTDGGLFFGGGMGQLGVQLIGVGVFFVWAFGAGFILMSIIKGVFGIRVTKEEELKGLDIAEHGSESYNGFQLFSNE from the coding sequence ATGTTTTCGAGAAAGTCCCCGACCCATGTTTCCAAGAGGCTCGCCATAGGCGCGGCCGCTTTGGTAGCAGCCCTTGCCCCCACCTTTGCCTTTGCTCAGGATGTGGAGTACCTCACCCAGTCCAATGCGAACCTCCTTTGGACTCTGATCGCCGCCTGCCTGGTCATGATCATGCAGGCCGGATTCGCCTGCGTCGAGGCCGGTTTCACCCGCGCCAAATCCGCCGGCAACATCATGATGAAGAACTTCCTGGATTTCGCAGCGGGTTCCATCGTCTTCTTCCTGTTCGGCTTCGCCGTCATGTTCGGCCTGGACGCCGGCGGCTTCATCGGCACTTCCGGCTACGCGCTGTCCGGCGTGGCCGAGGGTGACATGATGTGGACCTACACCTTCTGGTTCTTCCAGTCCGTGTTCGCCGCCACCGCCGCCACCATCGTCTCCGGCGGCATGGCCGAGCGCACCAAGTTCGGCAGCTACGTCCTGGTCTCCATCGTTATTTCCGGTCTTATCTACCCCATCTCCGGCCACTGGGCCTGGGGTTCCCTGTGGCTGGGCGACGACGGCGCCGGTTGGCTGGAAGCCCTCGGCTTCTGTGACTTCGCCGGTTCCTCCGTCGTTCACTCCGTCGGCGGCTGGATCGCCCTGGCCGGCGCCCTGGTTCTCGGCCCGCGCCTCGGCAAGTACTCCGAGGACGGAAAGGCCAAGGCCATCCCGGGCCACAACATCCCGCTGGCCGGTCTGGGCGTCTTCATCCTGTGGTTCGGCTGGTTCGGCTTCAACCCCGGTTCCACCACCACCGCCGACGACACCATCGGCCTGATCGCCATGAACACCTCCCTGGCCGCCTGCGGCGGTACCCTCGCCGCCATGGTCTTCTCCTGGTTCCGCTTCGGCAAGCCGGACATCTCCATGACCATGAACGGCGCCTTGGCCGGCCTGGTCGGCATCACCGCGCCCTGCGCCACCGTCACCCCCGGCCCCTCCATCCTGATCGGTCTGGTCGCCGGCGTGCTGGTCGTCCTGTCCATCGAATTCATCGACAAGGTCCTGAAGATCGACGATCCGGTCGGTGCCGCCTCCGTCCACGGCGTCTGCGGTGCCTGGGGCACCATCGCCTGCGGCCTGTTCAACACCGACGGCGGCCTGTTCTTCGGCGGCGGCATGGGCCAGCTCGGCGTGCAGCTGATCGGCGTGGGCGTGTTCTTCGTCTGGGCCTTCGGCGCCGGTTTCATCCTGATGTCCATCATCAAGGGCGTCTTCGGCATCCGCGTCACCAAGGAAGAGGAGCTCAAGGGTCTGGATATCGCCGAGCACGGTTCCGAGTCCTACAACGGCTTCCAGCTCTTCAGCAACGAGTAG
- a CDS encoding 2-amino-3,7-dideoxy-D-threo-hept-6-ulosonate synthase encodes MHIGKAIRLERIFNRNTGRTIVVPMDHGVTVGPIDGLVDMREAVGRVVDGGANAVIEHKGLVRCGHRAEGKDIGLIVHLSASTSLSPFPNAKSLVASVEDAIRLGADAVSIHCNLGDETEASMLNDFGKVSSEAANWGIPLLAMVYARGPKVKNEYAPEIVAHCARVGTELGADVVKVNYTGDIKSFTHVTDSCCVPVVIAGGPKLDSTEAFLQMVHDSLEAGGAGLSVGRNVFQHENPTRLVEALNMIVHNDETVEAALNHLNG; translated from the coding sequence ATGCACATCGGTAAAGCCATCAGGCTGGAGCGGATCTTCAACCGAAACACCGGCCGGACCATCGTGGTCCCCATGGACCACGGCGTGACCGTCGGCCCCATTGACGGACTTGTCGACATGCGCGAGGCCGTGGGCCGGGTCGTGGACGGCGGGGCAAACGCCGTCATCGAGCACAAGGGGCTGGTCCGCTGCGGCCACCGCGCCGAAGGCAAGGACATCGGGCTCATCGTCCACCTGTCCGCCTCCACCTCCCTGTCCCCCTTCCCCAACGCCAAATCCCTGGTCGCCTCCGTGGAGGACGCCATCCGGTTGGGCGCGGACGCCGTGTCCATCCACTGCAACCTCGGCGACGAAACCGAGGCGTCCATGCTGAACGATTTCGGCAAAGTCTCCTCCGAGGCCGCCAACTGGGGCATCCCGCTGCTGGCCATGGTCTACGCGCGCGGTCCCAAGGTGAAGAACGAATACGCCCCGGAGATCGTGGCCCACTGCGCCCGCGTGGGCACCGAGCTGGGCGCGGACGTGGTCAAGGTCAACTACACCGGCGACATCAAGTCCTTCACCCACGTCACCGACTCCTGCTGCGTGCCCGTGGTCATCGCCGGGGGGCCGAAACTTGACAGCACCGAGGCATTCCTTCAGATGGTGCATGATTCCCTGGAGGCCGGAGGCGCCGGATTGTCCGTGGGACGCAACGTCTTCCAGCACGAGAACCCCACCCGACTGGTGGAGGCCCTGAACATGATCGTCCACAACGACGAGACCGTCGAGGCCGCCCTGAACCATCTCAACGGATAG
- a CDS encoding 3-dehydroquinate synthase II family protein encodes MKKVIFKSVPFDKVLVTLALESGVDAVMVEKDKVADVRALGRVKVITPEDMPVVELTKKADEEVAVKAIKAGKDVVLKKGWEIIPVENILAQVDTLALECESLDRAVLAAGILERGCDTVVVLPEGGADLKQIVAELKLSQGTMELQTATVTAIEPAGLGHRVCVDTISVLKRGQGMLIGNSSAFSFLVHAETESNPYVAARPFRVNAGAVHAYAQMPGDKTTYLDELAAGTDVLIVGADGATSLATVGRVKVEVRPMLLITAEVKTAGGTKTGQVFLQNAETIRVVSDKGEPVSVVTLKVGDKILVRTDEAGRHFGMRIKEDIKEG; translated from the coding sequence ATGAAGAAAGTCATTTTCAAATCCGTCCCCTTTGACAAGGTCCTGGTCACCCTGGCGCTGGAATCCGGCGTGGACGCGGTGATGGTCGAGAAGGACAAGGTCGCGGACGTCCGGGCGCTGGGCCGGGTCAAGGTCATCACCCCCGAGGACATGCCCGTGGTCGAGCTGACCAAGAAGGCCGACGAGGAAGTCGCGGTCAAGGCGATCAAGGCGGGCAAGGACGTGGTCCTCAAAAAGGGCTGGGAGATCATCCCCGTGGAAAACATCCTGGCGCAGGTGGACACCCTGGCCCTGGAATGCGAAAGTCTGGACCGCGCGGTCCTGGCCGCGGGCATCCTGGAGCGCGGCTGCGATACGGTCGTGGTCCTGCCCGAAGGGGGCGCGGACCTGAAGCAGATCGTCGCCGAACTCAAACTCTCCCAGGGAACCATGGAACTGCAAACCGCCACCGTCACCGCCATCGAGCCCGCCGGGCTGGGCCACCGCGTCTGCGTGGACACCATCTCCGTACTCAAGCGCGGCCAGGGCATGCTCATCGGCAATTCCAGCGCCTTCTCCTTCCTGGTCCACGCCGAGACCGAATCCAACCCCTACGTCGCGGCCCGGCCGTTCCGGGTCAACGCGGGCGCGGTTCACGCCTATGCCCAGATGCCCGGCGACAAGACCACCTACCTGGACGAGCTGGCGGCGGGCACGGACGTGCTCATCGTCGGGGCCGACGGGGCCACCTCCCTGGCCACCGTGGGCAGGGTCAAGGTGGAGGTCCGGCCCATGCTGCTGATCACCGCCGAGGTGAAGACCGCAGGCGGGACCAAGACCGGCCAGGTCTTCCTCCAGAACGCCGAAACCATCCGCGTGGTCTCGGACAAGGGCGAACCTGTGTCCGTGGTCACCCTGAAGGTCGGCGACAAGATCCTGGTCAGGACCGACGAGGCGGGCCGCCACTTCGGCATGCGCATCAAAGAGGACATCAAGGAGGGCTAA
- the pheA gene encoding prephenate dehydratase, with protein MADKTDAPDATDIPDLGELREAIDALDTRIVDLLNERAKLSLSVGRYKAAKGEPIYKPFREQEVMDKIAESSPGPLPDKHLRTIYREIMSSSRHLQRPERVVYLGPEGTFSYFAAIEHMGSSAALTPKSNFEEIFRAVAEEGAELGVIPLENSIEGTVGQVVDLFMKYKVYIQAEVFSRISHCLISHAAKVEDVEVIYSHPQPLGQCRDWLRTHLRDVPTIPMESTAEAAEVVAGKKAAAVVGHVRLADMHGMNVLAESIEDMPDNWTRFLIIGAAPSQEDRRDKTSILFTTPNRPGALARVLTTLAHQGINVTKLESRPFRGEKWKYVFFADLGCDLSGGRYEDVLADIRNQCHTLRVLGTYPTQEELQ; from the coding sequence ATGGCCGACAAGACCGACGCCCCAGACGCAACCGACATCCCCGACCTCGGCGAGCTGCGCGAAGCCATCGACGCGCTGGACACGAGGATCGTGGACCTGCTCAACGAGCGGGCCAAGCTCTCCCTGAGCGTGGGCCGCTACAAGGCCGCCAAGGGCGAGCCCATCTACAAGCCGTTCCGCGAGCAGGAAGTCATGGACAAGATCGCGGAATCGAGCCCCGGCCCCCTGCCGGACAAGCACCTGCGGACCATCTACCGCGAGATCATGAGCTCGTCGCGGCATTTGCAGCGGCCCGAGCGGGTGGTCTATCTCGGCCCGGAGGGAACCTTCTCCTACTTTGCGGCCATCGAGCACATGGGTTCTTCCGCCGCCCTGACCCCCAAGTCCAACTTCGAGGAGATTTTCCGGGCCGTGGCCGAGGAAGGCGCGGAGCTGGGCGTCATCCCCCTGGAGAACTCCATCGAGGGGACCGTGGGCCAGGTGGTGGACCTGTTCATGAAGTACAAGGTCTACATCCAGGCCGAGGTCTTCAGCCGCATCAGCCATTGCCTCATCTCCCACGCCGCCAAGGTCGAGGACGTGGAGGTCATCTACTCCCACCCGCAGCCCCTGGGCCAGTGCCGGGACTGGCTGCGCACCCACCTGCGCGACGTGCCGACCATCCCCATGGAGTCCACGGCCGAGGCCGCGGAGGTGGTGGCGGGCAAGAAAGCCGCCGCCGTGGTGGGTCACGTCAGGCTGGCGGACATGCACGGCATGAACGTCCTGGCCGAATCCATCGAGGACATGCCGGACAACTGGACCCGGTTCCTGATCATCGGCGCGGCCCCGTCCCAGGAGGACCGCCGCGACAAAACCTCAATTTTGTTCACCACGCCCAACCGCCCCGGGGCCCTGGCCCGGGTGCTGACCACCCTGGCGCACCAGGGGATCAACGTGACCAAGCTCGAATCCCGTCCCTTCCGGGGCGAGAAATGGAAATACGTCTTTTTCGCCGACTTGGGCTGCGACCTGAGCGGCGGACGGTACGAGGACGTCCTCGCGGACATCCGCAACCAGTGCCATACGCTGCGCGTGCTGGGCACCTACCCGACCCAGGAGGAACTGCAATGA
- the aroA gene encoding 3-phosphoshikimate 1-carboxyvinyltransferase has product MTQDPIIINAPASKSLSHRTLIAAALANGVSEISSALRSDDITRTRDCLTACGASIEEKGDLLVVTGMEDGPKGGNADGKHKDEAPHELFMHESGTTCRLMTGVAAAGKGTFRVHGAERMHERPMAELVSALSGLGTKFAFEGKEGFLPFVMTANGYRKKSAEITLEESSQYLSGLLLGAPLADHEITISVTGKKAVSWPYVALTLRIMEDFKAEFEVEVKEGRVWKTVPWRSVKNATPGKIRFIVKPTGYDATGYRVEGDWSNASYFLAAGAVGKRPVLIKGLAADSLQGDRAIMDILSQMGASIKVTFEGILVEPSRLRGIQVDMGRCPDLVPTVAAVAAFASTPTTIGNVAHLRLKETDRLAACATEVARTQCETETTSDSLIVRPARLPRGHAVSFKTYNDHRMAMSMSLFQLAGLDVTLDNPACVGKSFPGFWDEWKKITG; this is encoded by the coding sequence ATGACCCAGGACCCGATCATCATCAACGCTCCGGCCAGCAAATCCCTCTCTCACCGCACCCTCATCGCCGCCGCGCTGGCGAACGGCGTGTCCGAGATATCCTCGGCCCTGCGTTCCGACGACATCACCCGCACCCGCGACTGCCTCACGGCCTGCGGAGCATCCATAGAGGAAAAGGGCGACCTGCTGGTGGTCACCGGCATGGAGGACGGACCCAAGGGCGGCAATGCGGACGGCAAGCACAAGGACGAAGCGCCCCACGAGCTGTTCATGCACGAGTCCGGCACCACCTGCCGGCTGATGACCGGCGTGGCCGCGGCGGGCAAGGGAACTTTCCGGGTGCACGGCGCGGAGCGCATGCACGAGCGCCCCATGGCCGAGCTGGTCTCGGCCCTGTCCGGGCTGGGGACCAAGTTCGCCTTCGAGGGCAAGGAAGGGTTCCTGCCCTTTGTCATGACCGCAAACGGCTACAGGAAGAAGAGTGCCGAGATCACCCTGGAGGAGAGCAGCCAGTACCTGTCCGGCCTGCTCCTGGGTGCGCCGCTGGCCGACCACGAGATCACCATCAGCGTGACCGGCAAGAAGGCCGTGTCCTGGCCCTACGTGGCCCTGACCCTGCGGATCATGGAGGATTTCAAGGCCGAATTCGAGGTCGAGGTCAAGGAAGGACGCGTCTGGAAAACGGTCCCCTGGCGCTCGGTGAAGAACGCCACCCCCGGCAAGATCCGGTTCATCGTCAAGCCCACGGGCTACGACGCCACGGGCTACCGGGTGGAGGGCGACTGGTCCAACGCGAGCTATTTCCTGGCCGCCGGTGCCGTGGGCAAGCGGCCGGTGCTGATCAAGGGCCTGGCCGCGGACTCGCTCCAGGGCGACCGCGCCATCATGGACATCCTCAGCCAGATGGGGGCGTCCATCAAGGTGACCTTCGAGGGCATCCTGGTGGAGCCGAGCCGGTTGCGCGGCATCCAGGTGGACATGGGCCGCTGCCCGGACCTGGTCCCCACCGTGGCCGCAGTGGCCGCCTTCGCGTCCACGCCCACGACCATCGGCAACGTGGCCCATCTGCGCCTCAAGGAGACGGACCGGCTGGCGGCCTGCGCCACCGAGGTGGCCCGCACCCAGTGCGAGACCGAGACCACCAGCGACTCGCTGATCGTCCGCCCCGCCCGGTTGCCCAGGGGGCACGCCGTGTCCTTCAAGACCTACAACGACCACCGCATGGCCATGTCCATGTCGCTGTTCCAGCTGGCGGGCCTGGACGTCACCCTTGACAACCCCGCCTGCGTCGGCAAATCATTCCCGGGCTTCTGGGACGAGTGGAAGAAAATCACCGGATAG
- a CDS encoding prephenate dehydrogenase/arogenate dehydrogenase family protein gives MAAGIYRVAVMGAQGQMGSRFTADFRRLGLKVAELDRASSEDDVRSALDGCHLLMLSVPVTAMEAVLDRVLPHLAPPTILCDVGSVKVLPLKAMTDRYPGPVVGTHPLFGPVIPEGFTPRVAVMPGHEDDVDAAADVAGLLKRCGYRSFASTPQEHDRAMAYIQGLNFTSTVAFLAAARDLEGIENFVTPSFQRRLDSAAKMLTQDTELFEVISEANPFLQEVNRKFLSYLSLAAGGDLELLADRAQWWWRDETAY, from the coding sequence ATGGCAGCAGGAATCTACAGAGTCGCCGTAATGGGCGCCCAGGGCCAGATGGGGAGCCGCTTCACGGCGGACTTCCGCCGTCTCGGCCTGAAGGTCGCCGAGCTGGATCGCGCCTCCTCGGAGGATGACGTCCGCTCGGCCCTGGACGGCTGCCATCTGCTCATGCTCAGCGTCCCGGTGACCGCCATGGAAGCGGTCCTGGACCGGGTCCTGCCCCATCTCGCGCCGCCGACCATCCTGTGCGACGTCGGCTCGGTGAAGGTCCTGCCGCTCAAGGCCATGACGGACCGCTATCCCGGCCCGGTGGTCGGCACCCACCCGCTGTTCGGACCGGTGATCCCCGAGGGATTCACGCCCAGGGTGGCGGTCATGCCGGGCCACGAGGACGACGTGGACGCCGCCGCCGACGTGGCCGGGCTGCTCAAGCGGTGCGGCTACCGGTCCTTCGCGTCCACGCCCCAGGAGCACGACCGCGCCATGGCCTACATCCAGGGGCTGAACTTCACCTCCACCGTGGCTTTCCTGGCCGCGGCCCGCGACCTGGAGGGAATCGAGAATTTCGTGACCCCCTCCTTCCAGCGCAGGCTCGATTCGGCCGCCAAGATGCTGACCCAGGACACCGAGCTGTTCGAGGTCATCTCCGAGGCCAACCCGTTTCTCCAGGAAGTGAACCGCAAGTTCCTGTCCTACCTGAGCCTGGCCGCCGGCGGCGACCTGGAGCTCCTGGCCGACAGGGCCCAGTGGTGGTGGCGCGACGAGACGGCATATTAA
- a CDS encoding anthranilate synthase component I family protein, which yields MQKITLTQHGTWLPADVQTTISLYMGLVGDQPGILLESAEVDGRLGRYSLIAFDYRLMLHPVDGRLVVETPDERLKPLKEFEGLDYLTGIKEVVANLSIEQEATGGNSTTIGRDGLPGLTRGLYGYFGYGVAGMFERKLKDVCRPEDAEACLVLPGQMVLFDHLRHSCCYLSLDEGATPMPAPIQWGADLTAPEAGTPKVHPGKEEYMAGVARCKELIAEGECIQVVLSTRFTVPLPDEPFKIYRRLRQANPSPFMFYMKFPDCPSMGKTCGTTLLGSSPEMMVRSAAGSLEVRPIAGTRWRGATEKEDIRLEEELLADPKERAEHVMLVDLGRNDLGRISKPGTVTVEKFMNVERFSHVMHLTSYVEGELKDGLDGVDVLQATFPAGTLSGAPKIRAMEIIADLEPQERGPYGGCIGWMGLDDGVVSLDTGITIRSMWIRDGICHWQAGAGIVYDSDPEAEWNECNNKARVILEVITGKGGTDVFADR from the coding sequence ATGCAGAAGATAACTCTCACGCAGCACGGCACATGGCTGCCTGCGGACGTGCAAACCACCATCTCCCTCTACATGGGACTGGTGGGCGACCAGCCCGGCATCCTGCTGGAATCGGCAGAGGTGGACGGGCGGCTCGGCCGCTACTCCCTCATCGCCTTCGACTACCGGCTCATGCTCCACCCCGTGGACGGCAGGCTGGTGGTCGAGACCCCGGACGAGCGGCTGAAACCCCTCAAGGAATTCGAGGGACTGGACTATCTCACCGGAATCAAGGAAGTGGTCGCCAACCTGTCCATCGAACAGGAGGCCACGGGCGGCAATTCGACGACCATCGGGCGCGACGGCCTGCCCGGCCTGACGCGCGGCCTGTACGGCTATTTCGGCTACGGCGTGGCGGGCATGTTCGAGCGCAAGCTCAAGGACGTGTGCAGGCCCGAGGACGCCGAGGCGTGCCTGGTGCTGCCCGGCCAGATGGTCCTCTTCGACCACCTGCGCCACTCCTGCTGCTATCTCTCCCTGGACGAGGGAGCCACCCCCATGCCCGCTCCCATCCAGTGGGGCGCCGACCTCACCGCGCCCGAGGCCGGGACCCCCAAGGTTCACCCCGGCAAGGAGGAGTACATGGCCGGGGTCGCACGGTGCAAGGAACTGATCGCCGAGGGCGAGTGCATCCAGGTGGTCCTGTCCACCCGGTTCACCGTGCCCCTGCCCGACGAGCCGTTCAAGATCTACCGGCGGCTTCGGCAGGCCAACCCCTCCCCGTTCATGTTCTACATGAAATTTCCCGACTGCCCGTCCATGGGCAAGACCTGCGGCACCACCCTGCTCGGCTCCTCGCCCGAGATGATGGTCCGGTCCGCCGCAGGCAGCCTGGAAGTGCGCCCCATCGCGGGCACCCGGTGGCGCGGGGCCACCGAAAAGGAGGACATCCGTCTCGAAGAGGAGCTGCTGGCCGATCCCAAGGAGCGCGCCGAGCACGTCATGCTCGTGGACCTCGGCCGCAACGACCTGGGCCGCATCTCCAAGCCCGGCACCGTGACCGTGGAGAAATTCATGAACGTCGAGCGGTTCTCCCACGTCATGCACCTGACCTCCTACGTGGAGGGCGAACTCAAGGACGGGTTGGACGGCGTGGACGTGCTCCAGGCCACCTTCCCGGCGGGCACCCTGTCCGGCGCGCCCAAGATCCGGGCCATGGAGATCATCGCCGACCTGGAACCCCAGGAGCGCGGCCCCTACGGCGGCTGCATCGGTTGGATGGGACTGGACGACGGCGTGGTCAGCCTGGACACCGGCATCACCATCCGGTCCATGTGGATCAGGGATGGAATCTGCCACTGGCAGGCGGGCGCGGGCATCGTCTACGACTCCGACCCCGAGGCCGAATGGAACGAGTGCAACAACAAGGCCCGCGTGATCCTCGAAGTCATCACCGGCAAGGGAGGCACCGATGTTTTTGCTGATAGATAA
- a CDS encoding anthranilate synthase component II: MFLLIDNFDSFTFNLVQAFQQLGADPVVIRNDRESLLDLASGGELTRVCLSPGPSNPQNAGYCLEFLARLPKEIPVLGVCLGHQTLGHFAGAPVERAARIMHGKVSEVVHEGRSVFAGLPSPFTVCRYHSLIVPAEKAADRIEVTARTAEGEVMGLQYKDRPWHGVQFHPESILTPEGPKLLQNFLNIKG, translated from the coding sequence ATGTTTTTGCTGATAGATAACTTCGACTCCTTCACCTTCAATCTGGTGCAGGCGTTCCAGCAGCTCGGGGCCGATCCGGTGGTCATCCGCAACGACCGCGAGTCGCTGCTCGACCTCGCAAGCGGCGGCGAACTCACCCGGGTCTGCCTCTCCCCCGGCCCCAGCAACCCGCAGAACGCGGGCTACTGCCTGGAGTTCCTGGCCCGGCTGCCCAAGGAGATCCCGGTGCTCGGCGTCTGCCTGGGCCACCAGACCCTGGGCCACTTCGCGGGCGCGCCCGTGGAGCGCGCGGCCCGCATCATGCACGGCAAGGTCTCGGAGGTGGTCCACGAGGGCCGGAGCGTGTTCGCGGGACTCCCCTCCCCGTTCACGGTCTGCCGCTACCACTCCCTGATCGTCCCGGCCGAAAAGGCTGCGGACAGGATCGAGGTCACGGCCCGCACCGCCGAGGGCGAGGTCATGGGGCTCCAGTACAAGGACCGCCCCTGGCACGGAGTGCAGTTCCACCCGGAATCCATCCTCACCCCCGAAGGACCGAAACTCCTCCAGAACTTCCTGAACATCAAAGGATAA